From one Azospirillum sp. TSH100 genomic stretch:
- the peaA gene encoding quinohemoprotein amine dehydrogenase subunit alpha, translated as MGVLLGAIAGGVVFGGAVATAKDGLAADGQALVEERCSACHQKEADGSLHRIDHVRKTPEGWTMTLFRMRQFHGVALSDEEQRTLVRHFADRQGLAPEESAPYRYVLERRPSVVEEPVNDGDLTVMCARCHSVARIGLQRRDADEWRRLVNFHLGQWPTIEYSAQGRDRKWWEIASTEIPQTLGGKFPFKTDAWTSWQAAPKPDLSGRWAVAGHRAGIGSYGGTATIAKADGGYRITYDLTDAAGKPLKGEGTSVVYTGYEWRGTGTLDGKPVREVLAASRDGGRLDGRWFLTRQDEVGGTLHAVRVGGNDSRILGASQSFLKAGTSARITLWGSGLDRGEVGFGPGVSAKILSRGPTSVTVEATATVDATPGARSLTVGKAKSDGFAVYTKLDSVRVEPDFTIARVGGNGGAVPPMTAQFEAVGYLNGPDGKPGTEDDVRVGPMPASWSVEPFNDAAAQMEDVKFAGTMGRNGLFSPTGAGPNPQRQFGTNNIGDLKVVGTVVDGSTTLTGTGRLISTVQRWNDPPIH; from the coding sequence TTGGGCGTTCTGCTGGGTGCCATTGCAGGTGGCGTCGTCTTCGGCGGCGCGGTGGCGACGGCGAAGGACGGGCTTGCCGCCGACGGCCAAGCCCTGGTGGAGGAGCGCTGCTCCGCCTGCCATCAGAAGGAGGCCGACGGGTCTCTGCACCGCATCGACCATGTGCGCAAGACGCCCGAAGGCTGGACGATGACGCTGTTCCGTATGCGTCAGTTCCACGGCGTGGCGTTGTCGGACGAGGAACAGCGCACGCTGGTGCGCCACTTCGCCGACCGTCAGGGTCTGGCGCCGGAGGAGTCCGCCCCCTACCGCTATGTCCTCGAACGCCGTCCGTCGGTGGTGGAGGAACCGGTGAACGACGGCGATCTCACGGTCATGTGCGCCCGCTGCCACAGCGTCGCCCGTATCGGGCTTCAGCGCCGCGACGCCGACGAATGGCGCCGTCTGGTCAACTTCCATCTCGGCCAATGGCCGACCATCGAATATTCCGCCCAGGGCCGCGACCGTAAATGGTGGGAGATCGCCTCCACCGAAATTCCGCAGACGCTGGGAGGCAAGTTCCCCTTCAAGACCGACGCCTGGACCAGCTGGCAGGCGGCACCCAAGCCCGACCTGTCGGGCCGCTGGGCGGTCGCCGGGCATCGGGCCGGGATCGGGTCCTATGGCGGCACCGCGACCATCGCCAAGGCGGATGGCGGCTATCGCATCACCTACGACCTGACCGACGCCGCCGGCAAGCCGCTGAAAGGCGAAGGCACGTCGGTGGTCTACACCGGCTATGAATGGCGCGGCACCGGCACGCTGGACGGCAAGCCGGTGCGCGAGGTGTTGGCCGCGTCGCGCGACGGCGGCCGCCTCGACGGGCGCTGGTTCCTGACCAGGCAGGACGAGGTCGGCGGCACCCTTCACGCGGTTCGGGTCGGCGGCAACGACAGCAGGATTCTCGGCGCCAGCCAGAGCTTCCTGAAGGCCGGAACCTCCGCCCGCATCACCCTGTGGGGCAGCGGGCTCGACCGTGGCGAGGTCGGCTTCGGCCCCGGCGTCTCGGCGAAGATCCTGTCGCGCGGCCCGACCTCCGTGACGGTGGAGGCGACTGCCACGGTGGACGCCACCCCCGGTGCGCGCAGCCTGACGGTCGGCAAGGCGAAGTCGGACGGCTTCGCGGTTTACACCAAGCTCGACAGCGTCCGGGTGGAGCCGGACTTCACCATCGCCCGCGTCGGCGGCAATGGCGGGGCGGTGCCGCCGATGACCGCGCAGTTCGAGGCGGTCGGCTACCTCAACGGCCCGGACGGCAAGCCCGGCACCGAGGACGACGTGCGCGTCGGCCCGATGCCGGCAAGCTGGAGCGTCGAGCCCTTCAACGACGCCGCCGCGCAGATGGAGGACGTGAAGTTCGCCGGCACCATGGGCCGGAACGGTCTGTTCAGCCCCACCGGCGCCGGCCCCAACCCGCAGCGCCAGTTTGGCACCAACAACATCGGCGACCTGAAGGTCGTCGGCACGGTGGTTGACGGCTCCACGACGCTGACCGGCACCGGCCGCCTCATCAGTACGGTCCAGCGCTGGAACGACCCGCCCATCCATTGA
- the peaD gene encoding quinohemoprotein amine dehydrogenase subunit beta: protein MKSRRTASRLDGVLAVLLLAACPAAAKDYLLTGAKPDKLVLVDAAARKVKRVLTIPGGGVAPGTIVPSPDGRVAYVVNNHMGSVSGIELDSGRQVFRADFSSADLRVRSLFGMDVSPDGKELYVFQAPVRILPGEYRVEDTRIAVYNTGDGVGAKPVRLLPAPRRVAVLAFSKDGGTLWALGWDLYGLDPKTGAVKETHKVLNWTRANHSPPDVLDIWPQFEQAATLSTPYFTTRTDLAATDPGAFRTGLMTLDLATGRMDMRDFEDTSAVIFSSVVSPVKRTEAYSVYTQLSKIDTDGGKLVKRVDLPHTYYSINVSSDGKEVYVGGTACDIGVYGTDTLDRVGQVEIAGCPDQGIASLRVIRR from the coding sequence ATGAAAAGCCGCCGCACCGCATCCCGTCTGGACGGTGTTCTTGCCGTCCTGCTGCTCGCCGCCTGTCCCGCCGCGGCCAAGGACTATCTGCTGACCGGCGCCAAGCCCGACAAGCTGGTGCTGGTCGACGCCGCCGCCCGCAAGGTGAAGCGGGTGCTGACCATCCCCGGCGGCGGGGTGGCGCCCGGCACCATCGTGCCCTCGCCGGACGGCCGCGTCGCCTATGTCGTCAACAACCACATGGGCAGCGTTTCCGGCATCGAGCTGGACAGCGGTAGGCAGGTCTTCCGCGCCGATTTCTCCAGCGCGGATCTTCGCGTCCGCAGCCTGTTCGGCATGGATGTCAGCCCCGACGGCAAGGAGTTGTACGTCTTCCAGGCGCCGGTGCGCATCCTGCCCGGCGAGTACCGGGTGGAGGACACCCGCATCGCCGTCTACAACACCGGCGACGGCGTCGGCGCCAAGCCGGTGCGCCTGCTGCCGGCGCCCCGTCGCGTCGCCGTGCTCGCCTTCTCCAAGGATGGCGGGACTCTGTGGGCGCTCGGCTGGGATCTCTACGGGCTCGATCCGAAGACGGGGGCGGTGAAGGAGACGCACAAGGTGCTGAACTGGACCCGCGCCAATCACAGCCCGCCCGACGTGTTGGACATCTGGCCGCAGTTCGAGCAGGCGGCGACCCTCTCCACCCCCTATTTCACCACCCGCACCGATCTGGCGGCGACCGATCCGGGGGCCTTCCGCACCGGCCTGATGACGCTGGACCTCGCCACAGGCCGCATGGACATGCGGGATTTCGAGGACACCAGCGCGGTGATCTTCTCATCCGTCGTCAGCCCGGTGAAACGGACGGAGGCCTATTCCGTCTACACCCAGCTGTCGAAGATCGACACCGACGGCGGCAAGCTGGTGAAGCGGGTGGACCTGCCGCACACCTACTATTCGATCAACGTCTCCAGCGACGGCAAGGAGGTCTATGTCGGCGGCACCGCCTGCGACATCGGCGTCTACGGCACCGACACGCTCGACCGCGTCGGTCAGGTGGAGATCGCCGGCTGCCCCGACCAGGGCATCGCGTCGCTGCGGGTGATCCGGCGCTAG
- a CDS encoding cyclic nucleotide-binding domain-containing protein has protein sequence MVEPGGAPADARHLTIDTRLSKVPLLTGFSDENIRQLLAIMDGPIRVPQGQILFEEGAAGDALYFILSGGFEVLKRDAGGGALHRLALLTAGQSIGEVSLLDSGPRSGAVRAVEDSEVMAVPIARLRERPDSPLDVDSRLKINMAYELAARLRRTNEVTVETLRRQLSEAENRVEMSKFIFRLLVGLCFYMFALGVTTALSKVVPDTSLISLPILTGFAFGVYRTVKTSPWPPSTYGFTLANWRGNALEGVLLSIPVALLIVLLKWIGVTFLPALQGQPVFDLARSTGLSLGEILLYGGAYCAFTPIQETIARGTQASFQLFLTSKYKTLEAIILSNMLFSATHLHVSIILALAVFPFGLYWGWIFARQGSLVGSSVSHAILGVFGLMVVGIPVF, from the coding sequence ATGGTGGAGCCCGGTGGCGCGCCAGCGGATGCGCGGCATCTGACGATCGACACGCGGTTGAGCAAGGTGCCCCTGTTGACGGGCTTTTCCGATGAGAACATCCGGCAGCTGCTTGCCATCATGGACGGCCCCATCCGCGTTCCGCAGGGTCAAATCCTGTTCGAGGAAGGGGCGGCCGGCGATGCCCTCTACTTCATCCTGTCCGGCGGCTTCGAGGTTCTGAAGCGGGATGCCGGCGGCGGCGCTCTCCATCGGCTGGCCCTGCTGACTGCGGGACAGTCGATCGGCGAGGTATCGCTGCTGGACAGCGGCCCGCGCTCCGGCGCGGTGCGCGCGGTCGAGGACAGCGAGGTCATGGCGGTTCCCATCGCCCGCCTGCGCGAGCGGCCGGATTCGCCGCTCGACGTCGACAGCCGCCTGAAGATCAACATGGCCTATGAGCTGGCCGCCCGCCTGCGCCGCACCAACGAGGTGACGGTCGAGACCCTGCGCCGCCAATTGAGCGAGGCGGAAAACCGGGTGGAGATGAGCAAGTTCATCTTCCGCCTGCTGGTCGGCCTGTGTTTCTACATGTTCGCGCTGGGCGTCACCACGGCTCTGAGCAAGGTGGTTCCGGACACCTCGCTGATCAGCCTGCCGATCCTGACCGGCTTCGCCTTCGGTGTCTACCGCACCGTCAAGACCAGCCCCTGGCCGCCCAGCACCTATGGCTTCACCTTGGCGAACTGGCGGGGCAACGCGCTGGAAGGCGTGCTGCTGTCCATTCCGGTGGCGCTGCTGATCGTGCTGCTGAAATGGATCGGCGTGACTTTCCTCCCGGCCTTGCAGGGGCAGCCCGTCTTCGATCTCGCCCGCTCCACCGGCCTGTCGCTGGGCGAGATCCTGCTGTATGGCGGCGCCTATTGCGCCTTCACCCCCATTCAGGAGACCATCGCCCGCGGCACCCAGGCGTCGTTCCAGCTGTTCCTGACCAGCAAGTACAAGACGCTGGAAGCCATCATCCTGTCCAACATGCTGTTCAGCGCGACCCATCTGCATGTGTCGATCATCCTGGCGCTGGCGGTGTTCCCCTTCGGCCTCTATTGGGGCTGGATCTTCGCCCGCCAGGGATCGCTGGTCGGCAGCAGCGTGTCCCATGCCATCCTGGGCGTCTTCGGGCTGATGGTCGTCGGCATTCCCGTTTTCTGA
- a CDS encoding NAD(P)/FAD-dependent oxidoreductase — translation MTDVLILGGGPAGTVLARRLTALGHVVTLVTCARRRAIEGLSLRAVEGLRRAGCLQAVTVAGRPAARRVEWNGQHTALNGEHLVDRGHLDDALLRDAADGGAILCHGTAAAIERGTEGWRVVDTTGVTLGSGRFLVEARGRRAPNAPARESGPRTLAIGRVYQGSARRAGSAAFSFADGWAWLAALPDGRRVVQLFIDGAAIPARADLTAWHAAMVASLPQATGWIADCTPIGDAEVSDATAIRRSPGLEVDRLRIGDAAFAVDPLSGHGVFAAVAWAFAAAAAIDTLATDPAALPVVGRFVDDRCAELFAHAAEAGNQFYRAEERWVDRPFWRHRAAWPPAPLPSADRGIHSRAVVVNDRIEERRVLVTPALPRGVLAIAGIELSPLLESVAIEPSLGGDLADRCGRQLGQPAGHVAVALAWLATNGFLPRDLPGAKSRPGQSRQR, via the coding sequence ATGACGGATGTGCTGATCCTGGGCGGCGGACCGGCGGGAACCGTGCTCGCCCGTCGCCTGACGGCCCTGGGGCATGTCGTGACGCTGGTGACCTGTGCCCGCCGTCGGGCGATCGAGGGACTCTCCCTGCGCGCCGTCGAAGGACTGCGCCGCGCCGGCTGCCTGCAAGCGGTCACGGTGGCCGGCAGGCCGGCGGCACGTCGGGTCGAATGGAATGGGCAACACACCGCGCTGAACGGCGAACATCTGGTCGACCGCGGCCACCTCGACGACGCCCTGCTGCGCGACGCGGCGGATGGCGGTGCCATCCTGTGCCACGGCACGGCGGCAGCGATCGAGCGTGGAACGGAGGGCTGGCGGGTCGTCGATACCACCGGGGTGACGCTGGGGTCCGGCCGCTTCCTGGTGGAAGCCCGCGGCCGCCGCGCACCGAACGCTCCGGCACGGGAGTCCGGTCCCCGCACGCTGGCAATCGGCAGAGTCTATCAGGGTTCCGCCAGGAGAGCCGGCAGCGCCGCCTTCTCCTTTGCCGACGGCTGGGCATGGCTGGCCGCCTTGCCCGACGGGCGGCGGGTCGTGCAGCTCTTCATCGATGGTGCCGCCATCCCGGCCCGCGCCGACCTGACAGCCTGGCATGCGGCAATGGTCGCATCGCTGCCGCAGGCGACGGGCTGGATTGCGGACTGCACCCCGATCGGTGACGCCGAGGTGAGCGACGCCACCGCAATCAGGCGCTCGCCCGGGCTGGAGGTCGACAGGTTGCGGATCGGCGATGCAGCCTTCGCCGTCGATCCGCTGTCCGGCCACGGCGTCTTTGCCGCGGTCGCCTGGGCCTTCGCCGCCGCTGCCGCCATCGACACCTTGGCGACCGATCCCGCCGCGCTGCCGGTCGTCGGGCGCTTCGTCGATGATCGCTGTGCCGAGCTGTTCGCCCATGCCGCCGAGGCCGGCAACCAGTTCTATCGCGCCGAGGAACGCTGGGTCGACCGCCCCTTCTGGCGCCACCGCGCCGCATGGCCGCCTGCCCCACTGCCATCAGCAGACCGCGGCATTCACAGCCGCGCCGTGGTGGTGAACGACCGGATCGAGGAGCGCCGGGTCCTGGTCACGCCCGCCTTGCCGCGCGGCGTGCTGGCCATCGCCGGGATCGAGCTCTCGCCACTGCTGGAAAGCGTGGCGATCGAGCCGAGCCTCGGCGGTGATCTGGCCGATCGCTGCGGCCGGCAGCTCGGCCAGCCGGCGGGACACGTGGCGGTCGCCCTTGCTTGGCTGGCGACCAACGGGTTCCTGCCCAGAGACTTGCCGGGCGCCAAAAGCCGCCCCGGCCAATCACGACAACGATGA
- a CDS encoding ABC transporter ATP-binding protein produces the protein MPYSLRWVGGFVRPHRHRLVVCVTLSLAGTGIGLAQPWLTKRIVDDGLAAGDARLLVLLTLGMMAAGLVSTLLSGANRLVYTRASAGVLFAMREHVYGHLQTLPPRFYARWSAGDVLGRLDGDLAEVQRFAVDAPLSALNALLTLAGAVALMLLIDPALTLIAFLLLPAQAVFLRGTRPWVEGSARALRDSMSALTGFFVQRLSAMKLIQSLGAERQEADRLAALDRDCLDQLLRQQMVGIVTGGVPGLLGSAGTAAVFLWGGLRVIDGELTLGALIAFSAYLGRATGPVQGLLGLIVGTQRARVSLDRLGELLSESPAVPAPLRPVAPAGRGGTVAVDGVVFGHGTGRPVLDGLSLTIPAGAKVGLLGPSGVGKSTLTDLLHRHYDPERGRVTLDGVDLRDLDPTLLRRRVAVLSQDAPLLPGTIADNLRFGLTAAESAALDRHTLVEAVAAAQLSGWIAGLPRGLDTPVGAWASALSGGQRQRIALARCLLRKPDLLILDEPVSALDPAAAERLIADVDHLFASRTRLVISHRGEALAGCDAVYRLEAGRLEHVAATPEAACASR, from the coding sequence ATGCCCTATTCCCTGCGCTGGGTAGGTGGCTTCGTCCGGCCACACCGGCACCGCCTGGTCGTCTGCGTCACCCTGTCGCTGGCCGGAACCGGGATCGGGTTGGCGCAGCCCTGGCTGACCAAGCGCATCGTCGACGATGGTCTTGCGGCGGGCGACGCCCGGCTGCTGGTGCTGCTGACACTGGGCATGATGGCTGCGGGGTTGGTCTCGACCCTGCTGTCGGGGGCGAACCGGCTGGTCTACACCCGCGCGTCGGCCGGCGTGCTGTTCGCGATGCGGGAGCATGTGTACGGCCACCTGCAAACGCTGCCACCACGCTTCTATGCCCGCTGGTCGGCGGGCGACGTGCTGGGCCGGCTCGACGGCGATCTGGCGGAGGTGCAGCGCTTCGCCGTCGACGCTCCGCTGTCGGCCCTGAATGCGCTGCTGACCCTGGCCGGGGCGGTGGCGCTGATGTTGCTGATTGACCCAGCGCTGACTTTGATCGCCTTCCTGCTGCTGCCGGCGCAGGCGGTGTTCCTGCGCGGCACCCGCCCCTGGGTGGAGGGCAGCGCCCGCGCGCTCCGCGACTCCATGTCCGCGCTCACCGGCTTCTTCGTGCAACGCCTGTCCGCGATGAAGCTGATCCAGTCGCTGGGCGCCGAGCGGCAGGAGGCCGACCGCCTCGCCGCCCTCGACCGCGACTGCCTGGACCAGCTTCTGCGCCAGCAGATGGTCGGCATCGTCACCGGCGGCGTGCCGGGCCTGCTGGGATCCGCGGGGACCGCCGCAGTGTTCCTGTGGGGCGGCCTGCGGGTGATCGACGGCGAGCTGACGCTCGGCGCGCTGATCGCCTTCTCCGCCTATCTCGGCCGCGCCACCGGTCCGGTGCAGGGCCTTCTCGGCCTGATCGTCGGGACGCAGCGCGCCCGCGTCTCGCTGGATCGCCTGGGCGAGCTTCTGTCCGAATCCCCCGCTGTCCCTGCGCCGCTCCGGCCGGTCGCCCCGGCCGGACGGGGTGGCACGGTGGCGGTCGATGGCGTGGTCTTCGGCCATGGTACCGGCCGGCCGGTGCTCGACGGACTTTCCCTCACCATCCCGGCGGGGGCCAAGGTCGGGCTGCTCGGTCCATCCGGCGTCGGCAAATCCACCCTGACCGACCTGCTGCACCGCCATTACGACCCCGAGCGGGGCCGCGTCACGCTGGACGGAGTCGACCTGCGCGACCTCGACCCCACGCTGCTGCGCCGCCGGGTGGCGGTGCTGAGCCAGGACGCGCCACTGCTGCCCGGCACCATCGCCGACAACCTGCGCTTCGGCCTGACCGCCGCCGAGAGCGCGGCGCTCGACAGACACACGCTTGTCGAGGCGGTGGCCGCCGCCCAGCTCAGCGGCTGGATCGCCGGCCTGCCACGCGGACTGGACACGCCGGTCGGTGCCTGGGCCTCTGCCTTGTCCGGCGGGCAGCGGCAGCGGATCGCGCTCGCGCGATGCCTGCTGCGCAAACCGGACCTGCTGATCCTCGACGAGCCGGTTTCCGCCCTCGACCCGGCGGCAGCGGAGCGGCTGATCGCCGACGTGGACCACCTGTTCGCCAGCCGCACCCGTCTGGTCATCAGCCACCGCGGAGAGGCGTTGGCTGGCTGCGATGCGGTGTACCGGCTGGAGGCCGGCCGCCTTGAACACGTCGCCGCAACCCCGGAGGCCGCATGCGCATCGCGGTGA
- the peaB gene encoding quinohemoprotein amine dehydrogenase maturation protein, with protein sequence MATLHLVRDDLRDVTVGDRRVLFHVPTSGLFELDRVGGALIDLFAELGEVGEEDVRRRFDGVADPAEVIDSLRELITLRVVESGPAVKRTKPPVTISEFPFSTVVLNVNTGCNLSCTYCYKEDLTTPAKGERMEFDTAARSVDLLLQEAKGRDSVNVVFFGGEPLTNLPLIRQVVDYAEQRGRETGVRMDFSLTTNGVLLTEEIVDWLDAHRFGITISMDGPKPLHDRNRRTVGGKGSYDVVAAKARMLLSRYRSRPVGARVTLTAGVTDVVAIHDHLKTDLGFFEVGFSPVTSGAMSAFNLTGDELATVFDNMKMLGLAYVEAAKRGVNTGFSNMHQLMTDLAEGTTKSLPCGAGLGMLAVDKEGDLHLCHRFTGSSQPTYGNVDDGIAKDSLGSFLEGMANRTGTDCETCWIRKLCAGGCYHESYARYADPAHPAYHYCNLMRDWIDFGIRAYAEIMVANPQFIERHVAPRRGIK encoded by the coding sequence ATGGCAACCCTTCATCTGGTTCGCGACGACCTGCGCGACGTGACGGTCGGCGACCGGCGTGTCCTGTTCCATGTCCCGACCAGCGGCCTGTTCGAGCTGGACCGCGTCGGTGGTGCCCTGATCGACCTGTTCGCCGAGCTAGGCGAGGTCGGCGAGGAGGATGTCCGCCGCCGCTTCGACGGCGTCGCCGATCCGGCCGAGGTGATCGACAGCCTGCGCGAGCTGATCACGCTGCGCGTCGTCGAAAGCGGCCCCGCCGTCAAGCGGACGAAGCCGCCGGTGACCATCAGCGAGTTCCCGTTCAGCACCGTGGTGCTGAACGTCAACACCGGCTGCAACCTGAGCTGCACCTACTGCTACAAGGAGGATCTGACCACCCCCGCCAAGGGCGAGCGGATGGAGTTCGACACCGCCGCCCGCAGCGTCGATCTGCTGCTGCAGGAGGCCAAGGGCCGCGACAGCGTCAATGTCGTCTTCTTCGGCGGGGAGCCGCTGACCAACCTGCCGCTGATCCGTCAGGTGGTCGATTATGCCGAACAGCGCGGGCGGGAGACCGGCGTCCGCATGGACTTCTCGCTGACCACCAACGGCGTCCTGCTGACGGAGGAGATCGTCGACTGGCTCGACGCCCACCGCTTCGGTATCACCATCAGCATGGACGGGCCGAAGCCACTGCACGACCGCAACCGCCGCACAGTCGGCGGCAAAGGCTCTTACGACGTGGTGGCGGCGAAGGCGCGGATGCTTCTGTCCCGCTACCGTTCCCGCCCGGTGGGCGCGCGGGTGACGCTGACCGCCGGCGTCACCGACGTGGTGGCGATCCACGACCATCTGAAGACCGATCTGGGCTTCTTCGAGGTGGGATTCTCTCCCGTGACCTCCGGCGCGATGTCGGCCTTCAACCTGACCGGCGACGAGCTGGCGACCGTCTTCGACAACATGAAGATGCTGGGGCTGGCCTATGTCGAGGCGGCGAAGCGCGGCGTCAACACCGGCTTCTCCAACATGCACCAGTTGATGACCGATCTGGCGGAGGGAACCACCAAGTCGCTACCCTGCGGTGCCGGGCTCGGCATGCTGGCGGTGGACAAGGAGGGCGACCTGCATCTGTGCCACCGCTTCACCGGATCGTCGCAGCCGACCTACGGCAATGTCGATGACGGCATCGCCAAGGACAGCCTGGGCAGCTTCCTGGAAGGGATGGCGAACCGGACCGGCACCGATTGCGAGACCTGCTGGATCCGCAAGCTGTGCGCCGGCGGCTGCTATCACGAATCCTACGCCCGCTACGCCGATCCGGCCCACCCGGCCTATCACTACTGCAACCTGATGCGCGACTGGATCGACTTCGGCATCCGCGCCTATGCGGAAATCATGGTCGCCAATCCGCAGTTCATCGAACGCCACGTCGCACCGCGCAGGGGGATCAAATGA
- a CDS encoding helix-turn-helix domain-containing protein, with translation MVETNTLRLETDIAEDVWEQEKALVGWTQHYRQLQPGRFLGRLKEVAAPGISVFREDTNLRLHQHTAPPSDTLVIAVPLPGSAPARLDGRPVGENDVLLLRGGTLSEFLCNGPMSVLALAIDRRRAEQLRVTIPDAAEVPASAFSYCRSGELRAVLQCVLAASPVLLDQSEVLLPLLDQCVSVIEAGIMQAVHPPTIGHSQRQKFVRQFRDHVEAHPDDRLSVAQVAQAIGVTTRMLEYSFADVMGVSPKDYLKMVRLNAARRALRVADPRTTTVAEIAMDHGFWHLGRFSAYYSEMFGEKPSDTLRANASAG, from the coding sequence ATGGTGGAGACCAACACACTCCGGCTGGAGACCGACATCGCGGAAGATGTGTGGGAGCAGGAAAAGGCTCTCGTCGGTTGGACCCAGCATTACCGCCAGCTACAGCCCGGACGCTTCCTCGGCCGGCTGAAGGAGGTCGCGGCTCCCGGCATCAGCGTGTTCCGGGAAGACACCAATCTGCGCCTGCATCAGCATACGGCGCCACCGTCCGACACGCTGGTGATCGCCGTCCCGCTGCCGGGTTCGGCCCCGGCCCGGCTGGACGGCCGTCCGGTCGGCGAGAATGACGTTCTGCTGCTGCGCGGCGGCACCCTGTCGGAGTTTCTGTGCAACGGCCCGATGTCGGTGCTGGCGCTCGCCATCGACCGCCGGCGGGCGGAGCAGCTGCGGGTCACGATCCCGGATGCGGCGGAGGTGCCCGCCAGTGCCTTCTCCTATTGTCGCAGTGGCGAGCTGAGGGCCGTGCTGCAATGCGTGCTCGCCGCCTCGCCCGTGTTGCTGGACCAGAGCGAAGTCCTGCTCCCGCTGCTGGACCAATGCGTGTCGGTGATCGAGGCCGGCATCATGCAGGCGGTCCACCCGCCCACGATCGGCCATTCGCAGCGCCAGAAATTCGTCCGTCAGTTCCGCGACCATGTGGAGGCCCACCCGGACGACCGGCTGTCGGTGGCCCAGGTGGCGCAGGCCATCGGGGTGACGACGCGGATGTTGGAATACAGCTTTGCCGACGTCATGGGCGTTTCTCCCAAGGATTACCTGAAGATGGTCAGGCTGAACGCGGCGCGCCGGGCCCTGCGCGTCGCCGATCCGCGGACGACGACGGTGGCTGAGATCGCGATGGACCATGGATTCTGGCATCTGGGCCGCTTTTCCGCCTATTACAGCGAGATGTTCGGGGAAAAGCCGTCCGACACCCTGCGGGCGAATGCCTCGGCCGGTTGA
- a CDS encoding S8/S53 family peptidase, translated as MRIAVIDSGITLPGLPVADRTAFHRRDDAPGVEQVQPTPDRIGHGSAVAAAILARAPAVELLDAQIFHDSISASPAAVAAALRWAIGCGARLATLSLGLPADRTVMRVAVEEALSHGLLLVAARPARGGPVWPAAYPGVIPATGDARCAPGEVSVLPNAFGTCMRRTDGNPHMGGASLAVGHLAGLLAAAAPLSQAAAFSHLHGTARWRGPERRLV; from the coding sequence ATGCGCATCGCGGTGATCGACAGCGGCATCACCCTGCCCGGCCTCCCGGTCGCCGACCGCACGGCTTTCCACCGCCGTGACGACGCCCCCGGCGTCGAACAGGTCCAGCCCACGCCCGACCGCATCGGCCACGGCAGCGCCGTCGCTGCCGCCATCCTGGCACGGGCTCCTGCGGTGGAACTGCTCGACGCCCAGATCTTCCACGACAGCATCAGCGCCTCCCCCGCCGCGGTGGCGGCGGCCCTGCGCTGGGCCATCGGGTGTGGCGCTCGTCTGGCGACGCTCAGCCTCGGCCTGCCCGCCGACCGCACGGTTATGCGTGTGGCGGTGGAGGAGGCGCTGTCGCACGGCCTGCTGCTGGTCGCCGCCAGACCGGCCCGCGGCGGTCCGGTGTGGCCCGCCGCCTATCCGGGCGTCATCCCCGCCACCGGCGACGCCCGCTGCGCCCCCGGCGAGGTTTCGGTCCTACCGAACGCTTTCGGCACCTGCATGCGCCGGACGGACGGTAACCCGCATATGGGCGGCGCCAGCCTCGCCGTCGGCCATCTCGCCGGCCTGCTGGCCGCCGCCGCCCCATTGTCGCAGGCTGCGGCCTTCAGCCATCTGCACGGCACCGCCCGCTGGCGCGGGCCGGAGCGGCGACTTGTCTGA
- the qhpC gene encoding quinohemoprotein amine dehydrogenase subunit gamma, with amino-acid sequence MKHLTPINKKARLVDQAVEDGHLDEVVAMQVVVGCASTMDPGWEVDPFGSVAALCAPMEADLYGCSDPCWWPAQVPDTINSYPDWNAKAASAQNDWRALQSVFPKD; translated from the coding sequence ATGAAGCATCTGACGCCCATCAACAAAAAGGCCCGTCTGGTCGATCAGGCCGTCGAGGACGGCCATCTGGACGAGGTGGTGGCGATGCAGGTGGTGGTCGGCTGCGCCTCCACCATGGATCCCGGCTGGGAGGTGGATCCCTTCGGCAGCGTCGCCGCCCTCTGTGCGCCGATGGAGGCCGACCTCTACGGCTGCTCCGACCCGTGCTGGTGGCCGGCGCAGGTGCCCGACACCATCAACAGCTACCCGGACTGGAACGCCAAGGCGGCCTCCGCCCAGAACGACTGGCGCGCCCTCCAGTCGGTGTTCCCGAAGGACTGA